A genomic segment from Flavobacterium inviolabile encodes:
- a CDS encoding DUF2059 domain-containing protein: MKKITFYALTLFMSLTAGTAFAQSTAQQNLDNAIGMAENIKQDTPVAKNAAVQLAKQIVLLNAPNAQQFYDAMFVQVASIQNNADDVDYFVNEARIASQNAFTTAGVNAITADLVNLNDLLIGLTYQINDALQANDNNTALNLIPNVKNVLDLQNSTTDNLIAEINAIASAIKTYNVCIQLVDHLGNPVYYTDLHGYYAHNDATNAYITPERDENCFYNLAPGTYTFDSHDGYFSGTSPATVTLSDSLVNANGVIIVNLVYWSE; this comes from the coding sequence ATGAAAAAAATTACTTTTTATGCCCTGACATTATTTATGTCATTAACAGCTGGTACTGCTTTTGCGCAATCTACTGCACAACAAAATCTTGACAATGCTATCGGAATGGCCGAAAACATTAAGCAGGATACGCCGGTTGCTAAAAATGCTGCCGTACAATTAGCCAAACAAATTGTGCTTTTAAATGCACCTAATGCACAACAGTTTTATGATGCGATGTTTGTACAGGTTGCTTCCATCCAAAATAATGCTGACGATGTTGATTATTTTGTAAATGAAGCACGGATTGCTTCTCAGAATGCTTTCACTACTGCCGGTGTAAATGCGATTACTGCCGATCTGGTTAACTTAAACGATCTGTTAATTGGTTTAACCTATCAAATTAACGATGCCTTACAGGCTAACGACAACAATACTGCTTTAAATCTTATCCCTAATGTTAAAAATGTATTGGATTTACAAAACAGTACTACTGACAATTTAATCGCTGAGATTAACGCTATTGCCAGTGCTATCAAAACATACAATGTTTGTATTCAGTTAGTGGATCATTTGGGAAATCCTGTTTATTATACAGATTTACACGGGTATTATGCTCATAACGATGCTACCAATGCCTATATCACTCCGGAAAGAGACGAAAACTGTTTCTACAATTTAGCTCCGGGTACTTATACTTTCGATTCTCACGATGGTTATTTCAGCGGAACTTCTCCGGCAACCGTAACTTTATCAGACAGTCTGGTAAATGCTAACGGTGTGATCATTGTGAACTTAGTATACTGGTCTGAATAA
- the aqpZ gene encoding aquaporin Z: MKKFVAEFIGTFWLVLGGCGSAVLACNFPDAGIGFVGVALAFGLTVLTIAYSLGHISGAHLNPAVSIGLWMGGRFEAKELVPYIVAQILGGIAAAAVLYVIATGNGSDIGGFASNGYGELSPGKYSMNAAFLTEVVMTFIFLIVILGATDERAPKGFAGIAIGLALTLIHLISIPVTNTSVNPARSISQAVFVGGEAISQLWLFIVAPVLGAIIAGIVYKSIFSKE; the protein is encoded by the coding sequence ATGAAAAAATTTGTAGCAGAATTTATCGGAACTTTTTGGTTGGTTTTAGGAGGTTGCGGTAGCGCAGTTTTAGCCTGTAATTTCCCGGATGCGGGAATCGGATTCGTAGGAGTCGCACTGGCATTCGGACTTACAGTACTCACCATTGCTTATTCTTTGGGCCATATTTCCGGAGCACATCTTAATCCCGCAGTTTCCATAGGTTTATGGATGGGCGGCCGGTTTGAAGCAAAAGAACTCGTTCCTTACATCGTGGCACAAATACTTGGAGGTATCGCAGCTGCGGCTGTCCTTTATGTAATCGCAACCGGTAACGGAAGCGATATCGGAGGTTTCGCCTCCAATGGTTACGGAGAGCTCTCTCCCGGAAAATACAGTATGAATGCCGCCTTTCTAACCGAGGTGGTCATGACTTTTATTTTCCTGATTGTCATATTAGGCGCTACCGATGAACGGGCTCCGAAAGGCTTTGCCGGAATTGCGATTGGTCTTGCCTTAACGCTGATTCACCTGATCAGTATTCCGGTTACGAATACTTCGGTAAATCCTGCCAGAAGTATCAGCCAGGCGGTTTTTGTGGGTGGTGAAGCCATCAGTCAGCTTTGGCTGTTTATTGTCGCCCCGGTATTAGGCGCTATTATCGCCGGAATTGTGTACAAATCCATTTTTAGCAAAGAATAA
- a CDS encoding EamA family transporter: MSGNNVLKGVFLVGLGATSYGMLATFVKLAYQENYTTAEVTSSQFILGIIGILIINAFQKSKNKGTVIKKATKKNIAQLMLAGTSLGMTSVFYYLAVKYIPVSIGIVLLMQTVWMGVLLEMFIDKKLPSLQKVISVVIVLAGTALATNILTSEIELDWRGLMWGMLAAASFTTTMFTANSVATEISSAQRSLYMLLGGAVIVFGFGIFTQTTPYNFDIFLKWGIVLSLFGTIIPPMLMNSGFPHTGIGLGSIVSSLELPVSVMMAFVILNEEVVLTQWLGIVLIILAIVIMNISFKKKE; encoded by the coding sequence ATGTCAGGAAATAACGTATTAAAAGGAGTTTTTTTAGTAGGATTAGGTGCAACAAGTTACGGGATGTTAGCAACATTCGTAAAACTGGCCTATCAGGAAAACTATACTACTGCAGAGGTTACCTCTTCTCAATTTATCTTAGGAATCATCGGGATTCTGATTATTAATGCCTTTCAGAAATCTAAAAATAAAGGTACCGTAATCAAAAAAGCGACCAAAAAGAATATTGCACAGCTGATGCTTGCCGGAACATCCCTGGGCATGACCAGTGTTTTTTATTATCTGGCGGTAAAATACATTCCGGTTTCGATTGGTATTGTACTGTTAATGCAAACAGTATGGATGGGTGTTTTACTGGAAATGTTTATTGACAAAAAACTGCCATCGCTTCAAAAAGTGATTTCTGTTGTTATTGTATTGGCAGGAACGGCACTGGCGACCAACATACTTACCAGTGAAATAGAACTTGACTGGCGAGGTTTGATGTGGGGAATGCTGGCAGCAGCTTCTTTTACAACGACTATGTTTACGGCAAACAGTGTGGCAACCGAAATATCGTCGGCACAACGAAGCCTGTACATGCTGTTGGGTGGTGCGGTTATCGTTTTCGGGTTTGGTATTTTTACCCAAACCACTCCTTACAACTTTGATATCTTCTTAAAATGGGGAATTGTGCTTTCCCTGTTCGGAACCATTATTCCGCCAATGTTAATGAACTCCGGTTTCCCGCACACCGGGATCGGACTGGGAAGTATTGTCTCTTCCTTAGAACTTCCGGTATCGGTAATGATGGCTTTTGTGATCTTAAATGAAGAGGTCGTTTTAACACAATGGTTAGGAATAGTACTGATAATTTTAGCGATTGTGATCATGAACATTTCTTTCAAAAAAAAGGAATAA
- a CDS encoding DoxX family protein: MSLPWHLYLMSSLYIIAGINHFRVPRLYLKIIPPYLPNPRLLNYISGIAEIVSGILLCFPETKSFAAWGIIVLLFAVFPVNLYMYLNDKASLGLSKWVRFIRLPLQIILIYWSYNYT, translated from the coding sequence ATGAGTTTACCTTGGCATTTATATCTCATGTCTTCGCTTTATATCATAGCAGGCATTAATCATTTCAGAGTTCCAAGGTTATACCTGAAAATCATCCCTCCCTACTTACCGAATCCCCGATTACTAAACTATATCAGCGGCATTGCAGAAATCGTTTCAGGCATACTGTTATGCTTTCCTGAAACCAAATCTTTTGCTGCCTGGGGAATAATAGTGCTTTTATTTGCCGTATTTCCGGTTAATCTATACATGTACCTGAATGATAAGGCTTCCTTAGGCTTATCAAAATGGGTGCGTTTTATCCGATTGCCCTTACAGATCATCCTTATTTACTGGTCTTACAATTATACATGA
- a CDS encoding TIGR03643 family protein, with the protein MKKSKVLEFDKETIDRIVAMAQEERKPFEVLKEEFGISESEVTEMVRKKLSKDNFELWKKKVAANKPKPKPQKYNELEDDDLDSKYYFKNKFD; encoded by the coding sequence ATGAAAAAAAGTAAAGTTTTAGAATTCGACAAGGAAACAATTGACAGAATTGTCGCTATGGCTCAGGAGGAAAGAAAACCTTTTGAAGTATTAAAAGAAGAGTTTGGAATTTCTGAAAGTGAAGTAACAGAAATGGTTCGCAAAAAGTTATCGAAAGATAATTTTGAGCTTTGGAAAAAAAAGGTTGCTGCTAATAAGCCTAAACCGAAACCTCAAAAATATAATGAACTGGAAGACGATGATTTAGACAGCAAATATTACTTTAAAAATAAATTTGACTAA
- a CDS encoding toxin-antitoxin system YwqK family antitoxin, translating into MKKTIIAALLFLSGYAYSQDTLWINRYHKTTQKELAKYFRIDRKDKNGTFLSTEYYRNGTKKAERFTAEKNSLLFNGPAKFYSKNGQLSLTANYIDGIIEGTVTYYLKDGSKSEAVFKHNMLYNGKITFEEDDNSFTLEAKDGQFLHSEVYPIKNPKLRQENFYEGMQLVRQISHNKDGDLISDVTLTDNTIQNGLEAIYNSYPFFLSTVSKYADGKVTEVTAFYKNGSVKSHSVKDKASQRYTIYYHPDGSQAGDLTEQLDEYDYSSPLDGIQLHYFYDDQEEGKDQDIVETCSEYKDGALVKTKKYRPDGSLLKTDLYNDDGMIMTTDNYDRFGKISSSLSYNPDSSKPLDGTEIADNIIRIYKDGIIISETIYYSNQKPFKKFEGKTAVFFDKKGKNIGTLTYSDSYSPGNYDTPADGMLYTMYDDIISYAHEYKGGTYAKSIVYNMTISDELLPEKVSFYKNERLSKDISYYKNGKIKSDITYGTYDPEMGIFYNEKGKKISEYDYIKQNGTLYTFFEGSDDIQSIQKYANGKQLYEKLYTFNSPISSNGNKYQLISEIDYNKSGVFYQDGKPLYTTQYKDGAPYNGKVITTDGYYSYQIDNYANGIKQGEQLTLDASTKEPISKSIYENGMLAETTTYKNGIIATKAQYVDDLINGDYIFYNSKGEEISRVTYKDDLPFNGQAIIEESENSTSKTTYQNGQLTEQSTFSGNILINKKTLLDAAALSYQTTVYYDNGKLKMSYSEKDGMLHGKVTYFNPKGKKEYQADITDGKLSSGTVWVTSYFLNTSSKYLKVTKSKNNLHIIGIGESDKPNFEMNLTMINPEDTVFREIENINLYILYPSKYDGQNTDETAPPISIKD; encoded by the coding sequence ATGAAAAAAACAATAATCGCCGCTTTACTATTCTTATCCGGTTATGCCTATTCTCAGGACACTTTATGGATCAATCGGTATCATAAAACAACACAAAAAGAACTTGCCAAGTATTTCAGAATTGACAGGAAAGACAAAAACGGTACTTTTCTATCCACGGAATATTATCGGAACGGAACAAAAAAAGCCGAAAGATTTACAGCCGAAAAAAACAGCTTACTCTTTAACGGCCCTGCTAAATTTTACTCCAAAAACGGCCAATTGTCTTTAACCGCCAATTATATAGACGGCATTATTGAAGGTACAGTAACCTATTATCTTAAAGACGGAAGCAAATCGGAAGCAGTTTTTAAACACAACATGCTTTACAATGGGAAAATAACGTTTGAAGAAGATGATAATTCTTTCACTTTAGAAGCTAAGGACGGGCAGTTTCTTCATTCCGAAGTATACCCCATTAAAAATCCGAAATTAAGACAGGAAAATTTTTATGAAGGTATGCAATTAGTCCGGCAGATTTCACACAATAAAGACGGTGATCTTATCAGTGATGTTACCCTGACCGACAATACGATTCAAAATGGTCTGGAAGCCATTTATAACTCTTATCCTTTCTTCTTAAGCACCGTAAGTAAATATGCCGACGGAAAAGTGACCGAAGTGACCGCTTTCTATAAAAACGGTTCGGTAAAATCCCATTCGGTAAAGGACAAGGCTTCCCAACGGTATACGATCTATTACCATCCCGATGGTTCCCAAGCGGGTGATCTGACCGAACAACTGGACGAATATGATTATTCCTCTCCTCTGGACGGTATACAGCTTCATTATTTTTATGACGATCAGGAAGAAGGTAAAGATCAGGATATCGTGGAAACCTGCTCGGAATACAAAGATGGGGCTCTTGTAAAAACAAAAAAATACCGTCCGGACGGCAGCTTACTGAAAACAGATCTGTACAATGACGACGGAATGATAATGACAACCGACAATTATGACCGTTTTGGCAAAATAAGCAGCAGTCTGAGTTATAACCCTGATTCTTCCAAGCCGTTAGACGGAACCGAAATAGCAGACAATATTATCCGTATTTACAAAGACGGTATTATTATTTCGGAAACTATTTATTACAGTAACCAGAAACCTTTTAAAAAATTTGAAGGCAAAACGGCCGTCTTTTTTGATAAAAAAGGAAAAAACATCGGTACCCTGACCTATTCCGATTCCTATAGTCCGGGCAATTACGATACACCTGCAGACGGAATGCTTTATACGATGTATGACGATATTATCAGCTATGCTCATGAGTATAAAGGCGGAACTTATGCCAAATCCATAGTGTACAATATGACCATTTCCGATGAACTCCTCCCGGAAAAAGTGAGTTTTTACAAAAACGAAAGACTCTCAAAAGACATCAGCTACTATAAAAACGGAAAAATAAAATCCGACATCACCTATGGCACCTATGATCCCGAAATGGGCATCTTCTATAATGAGAAGGGTAAAAAAATAAGCGAATACGACTATATAAAACAAAACGGAACCCTTTATACTTTCTTTGAGGGCAGCGATGATATTCAATCCATTCAGAAATATGCAAACGGAAAACAGCTTTATGAAAAGCTTTATACGTTTAATTCCCCTATCTCTTCAAACGGCAACAAGTACCAGTTAATAAGCGAAATCGACTATAACAAATCGGGAGTGTTTTATCAGGACGGAAAGCCGTTATATACTACACAATACAAAGACGGAGCTCCTTATAACGGGAAAGTCATCACCACTGACGGTTACTATTCCTATCAGATTGACAATTATGCAAACGGAATCAAACAGGGCGAGCAACTCACACTGGACGCCTCAACGAAAGAACCGATCAGCAAATCCATTTATGAAAACGGCATGTTAGCGGAGACCACTACTTACAAAAACGGGATCATCGCCACGAAAGCGCAGTACGTCGATGATCTTATTAACGGGGATTATATTTTTTATAACAGCAAGGGAGAAGAAATTTCCAGAGTAACCTATAAGGATGATCTACCGTTTAACGGCCAGGCTATTATTGAAGAAAGTGAAAACAGCACATCCAAAACAACCTATCAGAACGGACAGCTCACAGAACAAAGTACTTTTTCCGGAAACATCCTGATCAATAAGAAAACACTGTTGGATGCTGCGGCCCTGAGCTACCAGACAACGGTTTATTATGATAATGGCAAACTAAAAATGAGTTATTCCGAAAAGGATGGTATGCTACACGGTAAAGTGACGTATTTTAATCCGAAAGGCAAAAAAGAATATCAAGCCGATATTACTGACGGTAAATTAAGCAGCGGAACCGTATGGGTAACCTCATATTTCCTGAACACCAGCTCAAAATACCTTAAAGTGACCAAATCAAAAAACAACCTGCACATTATCGGAATCGGAGAATCCGATAAACCTAATTTTGAAATGAACCTGACAATGATTAATCCGGAGGATACGGTATTCCGTGAAATCGAAAATATCAATTTATACATCCTTTATCCGAGCAAATATGACGGGCAAAATACCGATGAAACAGCTCCTCCAATATCTATAAAAGACTAA